From the Vibrio alginolyticus NBRC 15630 = ATCC 17749 genome, one window contains:
- a CDS encoding LysM-like peptidoglycan-binding domain-containing protein, which produces MNRRRKKKQQVDYVELVKQKFAAIDWKQPFNKEQWLERIQPVKQFWLRLPKFHQRALMVLVPLILVLLVIPLPNKTDQPVEQTEVDHQRVAIELNAQSLSQQRTSQNSGPKSEDWKEYTVKNGDTLAQVFRSNQLSMADLSALVKIEGSDKPLSQIKQGQLIRFKLSDEGELDMLQLEKSGRSVMFFRLSDGTFGRNK; this is translated from the coding sequence ATGAATCGTCGCAGAAAGAAAAAGCAGCAAGTCGACTATGTCGAATTGGTTAAACAAAAATTCGCTGCTATCGACTGGAAGCAGCCGTTCAACAAAGAGCAATGGTTGGAGCGTATACAGCCTGTTAAGCAGTTTTGGTTGCGTCTGCCTAAATTTCATCAGCGTGCTTTGATGGTCTTAGTGCCATTGATTCTGGTACTCCTTGTTATTCCTTTGCCAAATAAAACAGATCAACCAGTTGAGCAGACTGAGGTCGATCATCAACGCGTAGCGATTGAGCTGAACGCGCAGAGTTTAAGCCAGCAGAGAACCTCTCAGAACTCTGGACCGAAATCTGAAGACTGGAAAGAGTACACGGTTAAAAATGGTGATACATTAGCGCAGGTTTTCAGAAGTAATCAGCTCTCTATGGCGGATCTTAGCGCTCTAGTCAAAATAGAAGGCAGTGATAAGCCGCTAAGCCAAATAAAGCAGGGACAGTTGATTCGCTTTAAGCTTAGTGACGAAGGCGAGTTAGATATGCTACAGCTGGAAAAAAGCGGGCGGTCCGTTATGTTTTTCCGTTTATCGGATGGGACCTTTGGACGTAACAAGTAA
- a CDS encoding GNAT family N-acetyltransferase codes for MLTWITLPFAQLTTTQLYEMMKLRVDVFVVEQTCPYPELDGKDTLEGVYHLIGYHGDELVACARLLPAGTTYDNVSIGRVVTKQTARGGGLGHKLLDKALAQCETLWPGQTIDIGAQEHLIQFYASHGFKVISECYLEDGIPHVDMRKESVAL; via the coding sequence ATGCTCACTTGGATTACTTTGCCCTTTGCTCAGCTAACAACCACGCAGCTGTATGAAATGATGAAATTGCGTGTGGATGTATTCGTTGTTGAACAAACCTGCCCTTACCCTGAACTTGATGGTAAGGACACGCTGGAAGGCGTTTATCATCTAATAGGCTATCACGGTGATGAACTGGTTGCTTGCGCAAGATTACTGCCCGCAGGCACTACGTATGACAATGTGAGTATTGGTCGAGTGGTGACAAAGCAGACCGCGCGAGGCGGTGGCTTAGGTCATAAATTATTGGACAAGGCCTTGGCACAATGCGAAACATTATGGCCAGGACAGACAATAGATATAGGTGCTCAAGAACACCTCATCCAGTTTTATGCTAGTCATGGATTCAAGGTTATCTCAGAGTGCTATCTTGAAGATGGTATCCCTCATGTGGATATGCGGAAAGAATCCGTAGCGCTATAA
- the dbpA gene encoding ATP-dependent RNA helicase DbpA, with product MSKQTFDQVGLNPALLATLDSLNYTHMTPIQALSLPAILKHRDVIGQGKTGSGKTAAFGLGVLSNLNVKRFRVQSLVLCPTRELADQVAKEIRTLGRGIHNIKVLTLCGGMPMGPQIGSLEHGAHILVGTPGRILDHLEKGRIDLSELNTLVLDEADRMLDMGFQDALDAIIDAAPKQRQTLLFSATFPEKIEQIAQRIMQTPEVIKVESTHDTSSIAQYFYKVEGSEARDEALANLLLTHQPESAVVFCNTKKEVQSVADELHHKGFSVIDIHGDLEQRERDQALVQFANKSVSILVATDVAARGLDVDNLDAVFNFELSRDPEVHVHRIGRTGRAGSNGLAFSFFGEKDGLRVARIEEYLEMDVVPATLPAKSNQQPYQAKMVTINIDGGKKQKVRPGDILGCLTGKNGIPGSQVGKIHLFPVRAYVAVEKSVAKKALQTISNGKMKGRQFRARILK from the coding sequence GTGAGCAAACAAACATTCGATCAAGTTGGGCTTAACCCAGCGTTACTCGCCACACTTGATTCCCTGAACTATACCCACATGACGCCAATTCAAGCTTTGAGCTTGCCTGCAATCCTAAAACATCGTGATGTCATCGGGCAGGGTAAAACGGGCTCAGGTAAAACCGCTGCATTTGGTTTAGGGGTTTTATCGAACCTCAACGTCAAACGCTTTCGTGTCCAGTCATTAGTATTGTGTCCAACACGTGAGCTTGCAGATCAAGTAGCGAAGGAAATTCGTACTTTAGGTCGCGGCATTCATAATATTAAAGTGCTTACTCTCTGCGGTGGGATGCCTATGGGGCCACAAATTGGTTCGTTAGAGCATGGTGCGCATATCCTAGTTGGTACTCCTGGTCGTATTTTGGATCACCTTGAAAAAGGCCGAATTGATCTTAGCGAACTGAATACCTTGGTGCTAGATGAAGCTGATCGCATGTTGGACATGGGTTTCCAAGACGCATTAGATGCAATCATCGATGCAGCGCCAAAGCAGCGTCAAACTCTACTTTTCAGTGCTACTTTTCCAGAAAAAATTGAGCAAATTGCGCAGCGTATAATGCAGACACCGGAAGTGATTAAGGTGGAATCGACGCATGATACTTCAAGCATTGCGCAGTACTTCTATAAAGTTGAAGGCTCGGAAGCGCGTGATGAAGCATTGGCGAATTTGCTGCTGACTCACCAACCAGAGTCCGCGGTTGTTTTTTGTAATACCAAAAAAGAAGTGCAAAGTGTCGCAGATGAGTTGCATCACAAAGGATTCAGCGTTATCGATATCCATGGGGACTTAGAGCAGCGTGAACGCGACCAAGCATTGGTGCAGTTTGCTAACAAGAGTGTGTCTATCCTTGTTGCAACAGACGTTGCGGCGCGTGGTTTGGACGTTGATAATCTTGATGCTGTCTTTAACTTTGAGCTATCGCGCGATCCTGAGGTTCATGTGCACCGTATTGGTCGTACAGGTCGTGCGGGTAGTAATGGTTTAGCGTTTAGCTTTTTTGGTGAGAAAGACGGTTTACGTGTAGCTCGTATTGAAGAATACCTAGAGATGGACGTGGTACCAGCAACATTGCCTGCCAAATCAAATCAGCAGCCATACCAAGCGAAAATGGTGACGATTAACATTGATGGCGGTAAGAAACAGAAAGTACGACCGGGTGATATTTTAGGTTGTTTGACAGGAAAAAATGGTATTCCAGGCTCTCAAGTCGGAAAGATTCACCTGTTCCCTGTGCGCGCTTATGTTGCCGTCGAAAAGTCTGTAGCTAAAAAGGCTCTACAAACCATTAGTAACGGCAAGATGAAAGGGCGCCAGTTCCGGGCGCGAATTCTTAAATAG
- a CDS encoding Crp/Fnr family transcriptional regulator has protein sequence MHSDLFSDLVKHGFLETEANQLIENGELLELPTRHILNHQGEFSSHLYFIIEGLCHASYLTEHGKEFSKEFYWEKDWVIGFESIIKDQPSPYLLETLSACQLFCLPIETLHHWRAEKHAIYLKLLENQLVNKENKERFMLLYSPEERYQLFCAHYPDLKQRITDSQIAAYLGITPISLSRIKARLTKDHTLK, from the coding sequence ATGCACAGCGATCTTTTTTCAGACTTAGTCAAACATGGCTTTTTAGAGACAGAAGCAAACCAACTTATTGAAAATGGTGAGTTGCTCGAACTGCCTACACGCCACATTCTTAATCACCAAGGGGAGTTTAGCTCACACCTTTACTTCATCATTGAGGGGCTATGCCACGCAAGCTATCTTACTGAGCACGGCAAAGAATTCAGTAAAGAATTTTATTGGGAGAAGGACTGGGTTATCGGGTTTGAGAGCATAATAAAGGACCAACCTTCGCCTTACTTATTGGAAACGCTGAGCGCTTGTCAGCTATTTTGCTTGCCAATTGAAACGTTGCATCACTGGCGAGCAGAAAAGCACGCCATTTACTTAAAGCTACTCGAAAACCAACTGGTTAATAAAGAGAACAAAGAACGCTTTATGTTGCTCTACTCTCCAGAGGAACGATATCAATTATTTTGCGCTCATTACCCAGATTTAAAGCAACGTATTACCGATAGTCAAATTGCGGCCTACCTGGGCATTACGCCAATCAGTTTGAGTCGAATCAAAGCACGCTTAACCAAAGATCACACTCTCAAATAA
- the cpdB gene encoding 2',3'-cyclic-nucleotide 2'-phosphodiesterase → MKVAVHPISLAVLSGMLTLAGPAMADTIKLRIIETTDIHTNVMDYDYYKDQPSQQIGLSRAATIVKQAKSEAENTVLVDNGDLIQGSPMGDYMAAKGINPGDVHPVYKAMNQLDYDVGNIGNHEFNYGLDFLQKTLKGANFPYINANVFDKQTGEHYFKPYLIKTHTFKDTNGEAHQIKVGYIGFVPPQIMVWDKKNLEGKVFAKDIKETAEKLIPQMKKEGADVIVAIPHSGISTDPYKLGAENSVYYLTEVEGIDAIAFGHSHAVFPGKDFANLPGVDIDKGTINGVTSVMPGRWGSHVGVMDLMLKEKDGRWQVVEGQAEARPIFDKVNKKSLAKADADIVKALEEDHKGTREFVNQPIGKASDVMYSFLALVQDDPTIQIVNLAQKDYVERFIQGDPDLSDIPVLSAAAPFKVGGRKNDPNNFTEVESGQLTFRNAADLYLYPNTLVAMKVKGKEVREWLECSAGQFNHIDINNPKPQSLIDWDNFRTYNFDVIDGVNYQIDVTQPPKYDADCKVINPDSQRIVNLTFNGKPVNPKQDFIIATNNYRAYSNTFPGTGPDFIAFDAPDENRSVVATYISRVSEEKGEVTPSADNNWSFAPIKSDNKLDIRFETSPSDKAAQFIKEKGQYPMKRVSTDDIGFAIYQIDLNK, encoded by the coding sequence ATGAAAGTGGCAGTTCATCCTATTTCCCTCGCAGTATTAAGCGGCATGCTAACGCTTGCTGGCCCAGCAATGGCCGATACCATCAAGCTTCGTATTATCGAAACCACCGACATTCACACCAACGTGATGGATTACGATTACTACAAAGACCAACCATCACAGCAAATCGGTTTAAGTCGCGCAGCAACAATAGTGAAACAAGCTAAGTCCGAGGCAGAAAACACGGTACTAGTAGATAACGGTGATTTAATTCAGGGCAGCCCAATGGGCGATTACATGGCGGCAAAGGGGATTAATCCCGGCGACGTGCACCCAGTCTACAAAGCGATGAACCAGCTAGACTACGATGTGGGCAATATTGGCAATCATGAGTTCAACTATGGCTTAGATTTTCTACAAAAGACGTTGAAGGGGGCAAACTTCCCTTACATCAACGCAAACGTATTTGATAAACAAACCGGTGAGCATTACTTCAAGCCTTACCTCATCAAAACTCACACATTTAAAGACACAAACGGCGAAGCGCATCAAATAAAAGTGGGTTACATCGGCTTTGTACCACCACAAATTATGGTGTGGGATAAGAAGAACTTAGAAGGCAAAGTCTTTGCTAAAGACATTAAGGAAACAGCAGAGAAACTGATTCCTCAAATGAAGAAAGAAGGCGCAGACGTGATTGTGGCGATTCCACACTCGGGCATTTCTACTGATCCATACAAACTAGGCGCAGAAAACTCTGTTTACTACCTCACAGAAGTTGAAGGTATTGATGCGATTGCTTTTGGTCACTCTCACGCCGTCTTCCCAGGGAAAGACTTCGCAAACCTACCTGGTGTTGATATAGATAAAGGGACCATCAATGGTGTAACGTCAGTGATGCCTGGTCGCTGGGGAAGTCATGTAGGTGTGATGGATTTGATGCTGAAAGAGAAAGACGGCAGATGGCAAGTCGTCGAAGGCCAAGCAGAAGCACGCCCTATCTTCGATAAAGTAAATAAGAAGTCATTAGCTAAAGCCGATGCAGATATTGTGAAAGCGTTAGAAGAAGATCACAAAGGCACTCGTGAATTTGTAAACCAACCAATCGGCAAAGCAAGTGATGTCATGTACAGCTTCTTGGCATTAGTGCAGGACGACCCCACCATTCAAATCGTTAACCTTGCTCAGAAAGACTACGTAGAACGCTTTATTCAAGGCGACCCAGACCTTTCTGACATTCCAGTACTGAGTGCGGCAGCACCATTTAAAGTCGGCGGTCGTAAGAACGATCCGAATAACTTTACAGAAGTAGAATCCGGTCAGCTCACCTTCCGTAATGCGGCCGATCTTTACTTATATCCAAACACCTTGGTTGCGATGAAAGTGAAAGGTAAAGAAGTTCGCGAATGGCTAGAGTGCAGTGCGGGTCAATTCAACCACATCGACATCAACAATCCTAAACCGCAATCTTTGATTGATTGGGATAATTTCCGTACTTACAACTTCGATGTTATTGATGGGGTTAACTACCAAATCGACGTTACCCAACCGCCGAAGTACGATGCGGATTGTAAAGTGATTAATCCAGATTCTCAGCGTATTGTGAACCTGACGTTCAATGGTAAGCCTGTCAATCCGAAGCAAGATTTCATCATCGCAACCAATAACTACCGTGCTTATAGCAATACTTTCCCTGGTACAGGCCCAGATTTCATTGCATTTGACGCACCAGATGAAAACCGCTCTGTCGTCGCCACTTATATTTCTCGCGTGAGTGAAGAAAAAGGAGAAGTGACACCAAGCGCTGACAACAACTGGTCTTTCGCACCGATTAAGTCCGATAACAAGCTAGATATTCGTTTCGAAACCTCCCCTAGCGATAAAGCGGCGCAATTCATCAAAGAGAAAGGACAATACCCAATGAAGCGCGTGTCAACAGATGACATTGGTTTCGCGATTTATCAAATCGATTTGAATAAATAA
- the cobA gene encoding uroporphyrinogen-III C-methyltransferase has product MATNDSVTSFPKPKPRLVSDNPVAGVTRFAKQSLQPGEVALVGAGPGDPELLTVKALNCLQQADVVLYDYLVSEEIMALIPSDTILVCVGKRAGHHSVPQEKTNQLLVDFAKQGYKVVRIKGGDPFVFGRGGEELEVLADAGIRFQVVPGITAAAGATAYAGIPLTHRDYAQSAIFVTGHLKEESDEMDWSTLARGNQTLVIYMGLMKSHYIQNQLIKHGRSASTPIAIIERGTQIQQKVFTGELSQLSDLSKEAQSPSLIVVGEVVRLSQKLDWFLSSTEFNKSAIANSI; this is encoded by the coding sequence ATGGCAACGAACGATTCAGTCACTTCTTTTCCTAAACCAAAGCCCCGGTTAGTTTCTGACAACCCAGTCGCTGGTGTTACTCGTTTTGCAAAGCAATCGCTACAGCCTGGTGAAGTCGCCTTAGTAGGTGCAGGACCAGGCGATCCTGAACTTCTGACGGTGAAAGCACTGAACTGCTTGCAGCAAGCTGACGTGGTTTTGTACGACTACTTGGTGTCTGAAGAAATCATGGCATTGATTCCAAGCGATACGATTTTAGTGTGCGTTGGGAAGCGAGCTGGGCATCACAGTGTGCCGCAGGAGAAGACGAATCAGCTTTTGGTGGATTTTGCCAAGCAGGGCTACAAAGTAGTGCGCATTAAAGGTGGTGATCCGTTTGTATTCGGTCGTGGTGGTGAAGAGTTAGAAGTGCTTGCAGATGCTGGCATTCGTTTTCAAGTTGTCCCTGGCATTACCGCAGCAGCTGGCGCAACCGCTTATGCTGGTATTCCACTGACTCATCGTGATTATGCGCAATCGGCCATCTTTGTGACTGGCCACTTGAAAGAAGAAAGTGATGAGATGGATTGGTCCACGTTGGCGCGTGGGAATCAGACTTTAGTGATCTACATGGGGCTGATGAAATCACACTATATTCAGAATCAACTCATTAAGCATGGCCGTTCAGCGTCGACTCCGATTGCCATTATTGAGCGTGGCACGCAGATTCAACAAAAAGTATTTACGGGAGAACTCTCCCAACTCTCTGATTTATCGAAGGAAGCACAATCGCCATCTTTGATTGTTGTCGGAGAGGTAGTGCGACTGTCTCAAAAGTTAGACTGGTTTTTGTCTAGTACTGAATTCAACAAAAGTGCTATTGCCAACTCCATATAA
- the cysD gene encoding sulfate adenylyltransferase subunit CysD — protein sequence MDQQRLTHLKQLEAESIHIIREVAAEFDNPVMMYSIGKDSSVMLHLARKAFYPGKIPFPLLHVDTDWKFREMIEFRDRTAAKYGFELLVHKNPEGLAMGCSPFVHGSSKHTDIMKTQGLKQALNKYGFDAAFGGARRDEEKSRAKERVYSFRDKNHTWDPKNQRPELWKTYNGQVNKGESIRVFPLSNWTELDIWQYIYLENIEIVPLYLADKRPVVERDGMLIMVDDDRMELQPGEVIEEKSVRFRTLGCYPLTGAIESEANTLTGIIEEMLVATSSERQGRAIDHDQSGSMELKKRQGYF from the coding sequence ATGGACCAACAACGTTTAACTCACCTTAAACAACTCGAAGCGGAGAGTATCCACATCATCCGTGAAGTTGCGGCTGAGTTTGATAACCCAGTCATGATGTATTCGATTGGTAAAGACTCATCAGTGATGCTGCACCTTGCGCGTAAAGCTTTTTACCCAGGTAAGATTCCATTTCCATTGCTGCATGTTGACACCGATTGGAAGTTCCGCGAGATGATTGAATTTCGTGATCGCACCGCGGCCAAATACGGTTTTGAGCTTTTGGTACATAAGAATCCAGAAGGTCTAGCCATGGGCTGTAGTCCGTTTGTTCATGGTTCTTCTAAGCACACTGACATCATGAAGACTCAAGGCTTAAAACAAGCGCTGAACAAGTACGGTTTTGATGCGGCCTTTGGTGGTGCGCGCCGCGACGAAGAGAAATCACGGGCGAAAGAGCGCGTGTATTCATTCCGCGATAAGAACCATACATGGGATCCTAAAAACCAACGTCCTGAGCTATGGAAGACGTACAACGGCCAGGTCAATAAGGGTGAGAGCATTCGTGTATTCCCGCTGTCTAACTGGACTGAGCTTGATATCTGGCAATACATCTATTTAGAAAACATCGAGATCGTGCCGCTTTACCTCGCGGACAAACGCCCAGTTGTTGAACGCGATGGCATGCTGATCATGGTTGATGATGATCGTATGGAGCTTCAACCGGGTGAAGTGATTGAAGAGAAGAGTGTGCGCTTCCGTACCCTTGGTTGTTATCCATTGACTGGGGCCATCGAGTCTGAAGCAAACACTTTAACTGGCATTATCGAAGAGATGCTGGTGGCAACGTCGAGTGAGCGCCAAGGCCGAGCGATCGACCACGATCAGTCAGGATCGATGGAGCTTAAGAAACGTCAAGGTTACTTCTAA
- the cysN gene encoding sulfate adenylyltransferase subunit CysN: protein MNSAVEAQLAELGIEGYLTQHQYKSLLRFLTCGSVDDGKSTLIGRLLHDSKQIYEDQLAAVHSDSQRVGTTGEKPDLALLVDGLQAEREQGITIDVAYRYFSTQKRKFIIADTPGHEQYTRNMATGASTCDLAVILVDARKGILDQTRRHSFISNLLGLKHFVVAINKMDLVDYSQERFEEIRDEYLKFSENLTGDIDIQIIPISALEGDNVVDKGQNLTWFKGPSLLELLETVDVDQEKGAGEFRFPVQYVNRPNLDFRGFAGTISSGSIKVGDAIKALPSGKTSTVARIVTFDGDIEEARAGLAVTLTLSDEIDISRGDLIVLDNAQVETTNHLLADVVWMTEQPLQPGRDYDIKIAGKKTVGHVEAIRHQYDINNLSTHSSAELPLNGIGLCEWSLNESVALDNYQDCADTGGFIIIDRLTNVTVGAGMVKESLAVVERDLTGISAFEVELNALVRKHFPHWEAKDVSQFLKK from the coding sequence ATGAACAGTGCAGTTGAAGCTCAATTAGCCGAGCTTGGTATCGAAGGCTATTTAACACAACACCAGTACAAGTCGTTACTTAGATTCTTGACTTGTGGCTCGGTGGATGACGGTAAAAGTACATTAATCGGTCGCTTACTCCATGACTCAAAACAAATTTATGAAGATCAGCTAGCGGCAGTGCACTCAGACAGCCAACGTGTGGGTACCACGGGTGAAAAGCCTGACCTTGCGTTGTTGGTCGATGGCTTACAAGCTGAGCGTGAGCAGGGGATCACGATTGATGTGGCTTACCGCTATTTCTCGACGCAGAAACGTAAATTCATCATTGCAGATACTCCTGGACACGAGCAGTACACACGTAACATGGCTACAGGTGCATCGACATGTGACTTAGCTGTGATTCTGGTTGATGCACGTAAGGGCATTCTCGATCAAACTCGTCGTCACTCTTTCATTTCCAACCTGTTGGGCTTGAAGCACTTTGTTGTGGCGATCAACAAGATGGACTTAGTGGATTACTCGCAAGAGCGCTTTGAAGAGATCCGCGACGAGTATTTGAAGTTCTCTGAGAATCTGACAGGGGATATTGATATTCAAATCATCCCGATCTCAGCGCTTGAAGGGGACAATGTGGTGGATAAAGGCCAAAACCTGACTTGGTTTAAAGGCCCATCATTGCTTGAGCTTCTTGAAACGGTCGATGTGGATCAAGAAAAAGGCGCGGGTGAATTCCGCTTCCCTGTGCAATACGTTAATCGTCCTAACCTCGATTTCCGTGGTTTTGCGGGGACCATTTCTTCTGGTTCGATCAAAGTCGGTGATGCCATTAAAGCATTGCCATCGGGTAAAACGTCAACTGTGGCACGTATTGTGACATTTGATGGTGATATCGAAGAAGCTCGTGCCGGATTAGCTGTCACTCTGACGCTAAGCGATGAGATCGATATTAGCCGTGGCGATTTGATTGTTCTAGATAATGCTCAAGTGGAAACCACAAACCATTTGCTTGCCGATGTGGTATGGATGACAGAGCAACCCCTGCAACCGGGTCGTGACTATGACATCAAAATCGCAGGTAAGAAAACCGTAGGTCATGTTGAAGCGATTCGTCATCAATATGACATTAATAATCTCTCGACTCATAGCTCGGCAGAGCTGCCATTGAATGGTATTGGTTTGTGTGAATGGTCTCTTAATGAGTCAGTCGCGCTGGACAATTATCAAGACTGTGCAGATACCGGTGGCTTTATCATTATCGATCGTCTGACAAACGTGACGGTTGGTGCTGGCATGGTTAAAGAGAGCCTCGCCGTGGTTGAGCGCGATTTGACGGGCATCTCTGCGTTTGAAGTTGAGCTTAATGCGCTTGTCCGTAAACACTTCCCACACTGGGAAGCAAAAGACGTCAGCCAGTTTCTGAAAAAGTAA
- a CDS encoding SLC13 family permease, with protein sequence MWEQGFVLAILLGIITCLLVTKIKPSYVFAGAAFIAFMAGMMDSATIASNFTNSSLLTLVLLILASCALEKTLLISWVSRSISEGQLGSVIAKLGVSTALLSSFTNNTAVVVSLIGAIKRNQQHAPSKLLIPLSYAAIFGGTLTLIGTSTNLIINSFVEDAGLPSLSFFTPTMIGLAVLVGGMLILIPLSYLLPNYDDQNQEDLPYFLESRVEPGSPLVGRTISENNLRALRKLFLAEVVRDGVTVSSVGPDFVLNAKDRLLFCGDVESVATLQEIPGLKLFGQQHLNGQNFIEVVVSSSATFCYKTLKESRFRDRFDAVVVAIRRGHERLEGGLGSITLAPGDTLVLVPGKRFESERRAHRKEFVLVHDLDSSARLDTNKSSIVLLGFAAVIGCALLELVPIIKGLAVYLIALIAFGIVQISELRRRFPIDIVVIVGSALSIAQLMISSGLSERMGVMFIEAFNGWGVFGALVATYIMTLVLTELVTNNAAAALSFPIGYSMAVGYGVDPMPFIMAVLFGASASFISPYGYQTNLLVYSVGNYKLTDYVRIGVPISIVYSVLVLTLIPVFFPF encoded by the coding sequence ATGTGGGAACAAGGGTTTGTGTTAGCGATTTTGCTTGGCATTATCACTTGCTTGCTTGTCACGAAAATTAAGCCTAGTTATGTCTTTGCGGGTGCCGCTTTTATTGCATTCATGGCTGGGATGATGGATTCAGCCACTATCGCATCCAATTTTACCAACTCTTCATTGTTAACCCTGGTTCTATTGATTCTTGCATCCTGTGCTCTAGAAAAAACACTGCTGATCAGTTGGGTGAGCCGAAGTATCTCTGAGGGCCAGTTAGGCAGCGTGATTGCTAAGCTCGGTGTGTCGACCGCCTTGCTTTCTTCATTTACGAATAATACCGCTGTGGTTGTCTCATTGATTGGGGCGATTAAGCGTAATCAGCAGCATGCACCTTCGAAATTACTTATTCCCTTGTCTTACGCCGCCATTTTTGGTGGCACGTTAACTTTGATTGGTACGTCGACTAACTTAATCATCAACAGCTTTGTCGAAGACGCAGGCTTACCGAGCCTGAGCTTTTTTACACCTACGATGATAGGTTTGGCTGTGCTGGTGGGAGGGATGCTGATTCTTATCCCGCTCAGCTACTTGCTACCGAATTATGATGATCAAAACCAAGAAGATTTACCTTACTTTCTTGAGTCTCGCGTTGAGCCTGGATCACCGCTAGTTGGGCGTACGATCAGCGAGAATAATTTACGTGCGCTGCGCAAACTGTTTCTTGCAGAAGTGGTGCGCGATGGTGTTACTGTTTCTTCTGTGGGACCGGATTTTGTGCTCAACGCAAAAGACCGCCTGTTATTTTGTGGCGATGTTGAGAGCGTCGCGACCCTGCAAGAAATTCCGGGCCTCAAGTTGTTTGGTCAGCAGCACTTAAATGGGCAAAACTTTATCGAAGTTGTGGTGAGCTCGTCGGCGACGTTTTGCTACAAAACCCTCAAAGAGAGCCGATTCCGCGACCGATTCGATGCCGTTGTTGTGGCGATTCGCCGAGGCCACGAACGCCTAGAAGGTGGCTTGGGTAGTATTACCTTAGCGCCAGGAGACACGTTAGTTCTGGTTCCAGGAAAGCGTTTTGAGTCTGAACGCCGAGCTCATCGTAAAGAGTTTGTTTTAGTGCATGACTTGGACTCTAGCGCTCGGCTTGATACGAATAAGTCTTCCATTGTATTACTGGGCTTTGCAGCCGTAATTGGATGCGCTCTATTAGAGTTAGTGCCGATTATTAAAGGTCTAGCTGTGTACCTTATCGCGCTTATTGCGTTTGGTATTGTGCAGATTTCAGAACTGCGCCGCCGTTTTCCGATCGATATCGTCGTGATTGTCGGTTCCGCTTTGTCTATTGCTCAACTGATGATCTCTTCTGGATTGTCAGAAAGAATGGGAGTGATGTTTATTGAAGCGTTTAATGGCTGGGGAGTATTTGGTGCCTTGGTGGCGACTTATATCATGACATTGGTACTCACTGAATTGGTGACAAACAATGCCGCGGCTGCGCTTTCTTTTCCTATCGGCTATAGCATGGCGGTGGGTTATGGCGTGGATCCGATGCCATTCATCATGGCGGTTTTGTTCGGCGCGAGTGCGAGCTTTATCTCTCCCTACGGTTACCAAACTAACCTGCTGGTGTACAGCGTAGGAAATTACAAATTGACCGACTACGTGAGAATTGGAGTGCCAATTTCGATTGTGTACTCTGTATTAGTACTTACTTTGATCCCGGTCTTTTTCCCGTTTTAA
- the cysC gene encoding adenylyl-sulfate kinase: MTAETTVKDENIVWHQHSVDKQFRAELKKQKPAVLWFTGLSGAGKSTVAGALENRLAALGYHTYLLDGDNVRHGLCSDLGFSEQDRRENIRRIGELAKLMADAGLIVLSAFISPHRAERKLVRDLLPEGEFIEVYVNASLEVCEGRDPKGLYRKARAGEIPNFTGIDSEYQAPEYPEIDLPAGEKSVEELVDLCLIDLKQRGVIR, translated from the coding sequence ATGACTGCCGAAACGACGGTAAAAGATGAAAACATTGTTTGGCACCAGCATTCGGTTGATAAACAGTTTCGTGCTGAATTAAAGAAGCAAAAACCTGCCGTATTGTGGTTCACTGGTTTATCTGGAGCGGGTAAATCAACCGTAGCAGGGGCGTTGGAAAATCGCCTTGCAGCATTGGGTTACCACACCTATTTATTGGATGGTGACAATGTACGGCATGGTTTGTGTAGCGATTTAGGTTTTTCTGAACAGGACCGTCGCGAGAACATTCGTCGCATTGGTGAACTGGCGAAGTTGATGGCAGATGCGGGTTTAATTGTTCTGTCGGCGTTTATTTCACCGCATCGTGCAGAGCGGAAGTTAGTGCGCGATTTATTGCCAGAAGGCGAGTTTATTGAAGTGTATGTCAATGCATCTCTAGAGGTTTGCGAAGGTCGAGATCCTAAGGGTTTATACCGTAAAGCCCGTGCGGGAGAGATTCCTAATTTCACTGGTATTGATTCGGAATATCAAGCGCCAGAGTACCCTGAAATCGATTTGCCCGCAGGAGAAAAGAGTGTCGAGGAGTTGGTGGATTTGTGCTTAATCGATCTTAAACAACGCGGTGTGATCCGATAA